A single Pieris rapae chromosome 2, ilPieRapa1.1, whole genome shotgun sequence DNA region contains:
- the LOC111003785 gene encoding 26S proteasome regulatory subunit 10B codes for MEPVREKAFQDYRKKLMEHKEVESRLKDMREQLKDLTKQYDKSENDLKALQSVGQIVGEVLKQLTEEKFIVKATNGPRYVVGCRRQLDKNKLKGGTRVALDMTTLTIMRHLPREVDPLVYNMSHEDPGDVTYSAIGGLQEQIRQLREVIELPLMNPELFVRVGITPPKGCLLYGPPGTGKTLLARAVASQLDANFLKVVSSAIVDKYIGESARLIREMFNYARDHQPCIIFMDEIDAIGGRRFSEGTSADREIQRTLMELLNQMDGFDSLGQVKIIMATNRPDTLDPALLRPGRLDRKIEIPLPNEQARLEILKIHAAPIAKHGEMDYEAVVKLSDTFNGADLRNVCTEAGLFAIRAEREYIIQEDLMKAVRKVADNKKLESKLDYKPV; via the exons ATGGAGCCAGTAAGAGAAAAAGCATTTCAAGATTATCGAAAGAAGCTGATGGAACATAAAGAAGTTGAGTCGAGGCTTAAAGATA TGCGAGAACAGTTAAAAGATTTAACAAAACAGTATGATAAGAGTGAAAATGATCTCAAAGCCCTTCAGAGTGTGGGTCAAATTGTTGGTGAAGTGTTGAAGCAACTTACTGAAGAAAAGT ttattGTAAAAGCAACAAATGGTCCCAGATATGTTGTGGGATGCAGGCGTCAATTGGACAAGAACAAGCTAAAGGGTGGTACTCGAGTTGCATTAGATATGACTACTCTCACCATTATGCGTCATTTACCAAGAGAG GTAGACCCTCTTGTATACAACATGAGCCATGAAGACCCAGGAGATGTCACCTACTCTGCTATAGGAGGCCTGCAGGAACAGATACGACAGCTAAGAGAG gtGATTGAGCTGCCTTTAATGAACCCCGAGCTATTTGTTCGTGTTGGTATAACTCCTCCAAAAGGTTGTCTTTTATATGGCCCTCCAGGAACTGGAAAGACCCTGCTTGCTAGAGCTGTTGCTTCACAGCTTGATGCTAACTTCTTAAAg GTAGTGTCTTCTGCAATCGTCGACAAGTATATCGGCGAGTCAGCGCGTCTTATTCGTGAGATGTTTAACTATGCACGAGACCATCAGCCTTGTATAATATTCATGGACGAAATTGATGCCATTG GTGGCAGACGTTTCTCTGAGGGTACCAGCGCTGACCGTGAAATCCAACGGACGCTCATGGAACTGCTGAACCAAATGGACGGGTTCGATTCCCTGGGACaagtgaaaataattatggCTACGAACCGACCTGACACGCTTGATCCTGCGTTGTTGAGGCCTGGACGTCTTGACAGGAAGATTGAGATACCGCTGCCAAATGAGCAAGCCAG ATTGGAAATCCTGAAAATCCACGCGGCACCGATTGCTAAACACGGCGAGATGGATTATGAGGCAGTTGTCAAACTATCGGACACATTTAACGGAGCTGACTTAAGAAATGTCTGTACTGAGGCTGGCTTGTTCGCAATCAGAGCTGAGagagaatatattattcag GAGGATCTAATGAAAGCAGTACGTAAGGTAGCAGATAACAAGAAACTTGAAAGCAAGTTGGATTACAAGCCCgtctaa
- the LOC110992156 gene encoding TGF-beta-activated kinase 1 and MAP3K7-binding protein 1, with product MIARPWTEDLPKCRNTCVASYFSHLGDSNSTDDCLCFYCQTEDNSCLYGVFEPHNGLDAARFIMQRMAAELLFPPPSLSNTDEEIRERLRNAFISVEKAYIENYDGMIAERTSLQYRLQTLNETQISQNCDNILHRLKEIDHHLSGGTTVVLALVHNNKLFVANVGETRALLGRTDDNSVLRVVQLTMDHSLNNEDELLRLSQLGLDVNKLRNVQYLGNQTGTRCLGNYLVKGLYKAFPSIGAATSEPVVATPEIHGPILLDESCRFLVLVSAGVYKRIQEVRGNSEETNKQLAQKIVENFRKQSEFTRVSQSVLEEIEDDFVTFCLQNNLTPKPNTHITLLIRNFNFLPPIPNDSCQKNASVRFNPIVQSKSNTLLNEIDSEFSNDCENDSIVDTNRSIESTSDVYPNRPYEKDKRIKGYVDFSCYYENVAKARKNGTLPSFIK from the exons atgattgctAGACCCTGGACCGAGGATCTGCCAAAGTGCCGAAATACCTGCGTAGCCTCTTATTTCTCTCACCTGGGCGATTCTAACTCTACAGAcgattgtttatgtttttattgccAAACTGAAGATAATTC CTGCCTTTATGGTGTATTTGAGCCGCACAATGGTTTAGATGCAGCAAGGTTTATAATGCAGAGAATGGCTGCAGAGCTTCTGTTCCCCCCACCCTCCTTAAGCAATACAGATGAGGAAATTAGGGAAAGACTTAG aAATGCTTTTATATCAGTAGAGAAAGCATATATAGAAAACTATGATGGAATGATAGCTGAACGGACAAGTCTTCAATATAGATTGCAAACTTTAAATGAAACACAA ATATCCCAAAACTGTGATAACATCCTCCATCGCCTTAAAGAAATTGATCATCACCTATCTGGTGGCACTACAGTAGTCTTAGCTCTTGTTCATAACAATAAGCTTTTTGTGGCTAATGTTGGTGAGACTCGTGCACTCCTTGGCAGAACAGATGATAATTCAGTGCTTAGAGTTGTCCAATTGACCATGGACCATAGTTTGAATAATGAGGATGAGTTGCTACGACTTTCACAGTTAGGATTGGATGTCAATAAACTTCGGAATG tgCAATATCTAGGTAACCAAACTGGAACACGGTGTCTTGGTAACTATCTAGTAAAGGGTTTATATAAGGCATTTCCTAGTATTGGTGCAGCTACGTCAGAGCCTGTTGTGGCAACTCCAGAGATACATGGACCCATATTGCTAGATGAATCTTgcag GTTCTTAGTTCTAGTCAGCGCAGGAGTCTATAAGCGCATTCAAGAAGTCCGAGGCAACAGCGaggaaacaaacaaacaactgGCACAGAAAATTGTTGAGAATTTCCGTAAACAGTCAGAATTTACGCGTGTTAGTCAATCAGTGTTAGAAGAAATTGAAGATGATTTCGTCACATTTTgccttcaaaataatttaacgccAAAACCAAATACGCATATAACCCTACTAATACGAAACTTCAACTTTCTCCCGCCAATACCAAATGACAGCTGTCAGAAAAACGCCTCGGTCAGATTTAATCCGATAGTTCAATCGAAGTCGAACACGCTCTTGAACGAAATCGATTCTGAATTTTCTAATGATTGCGAGAACGATTCTATTGTTGACACGAATAGATCGATCGAGTCGACATCCGATGTATACCCAAATCGCCCTTATGAAAAGGATAAACGCATTAAGGGTTATGTCGATTTTTCATGTTACTATGAAAATGTGGCGAAAGCTCGAAAAAATGGCACCTTGCCAAGTTTTATTAAGTGA
- the LOC111004215 gene encoding transcription factor BTF3 homolog 4-like, with amino-acid sequence MNTEKLKKLQSQVRIGGKGTPRRKKKVVHATAATDDKKLQSSLKKLSVNTIPGIEEVNMIKDDGTVIHFNNPKAQASLAANTFAITGHGENKQIAEMLPGILSQLGPEGLTQLKRIASSVAAPKPIDEDDEVPNLVGNFDEASKQEAKEVITEEKEKEKEEKKPEAETKVSDKKTD; translated from the coding sequence ATGAACACGGAGAAGCTGAAAAAACTGCAATCACAGGTGCGCATCGGCGGCAAGGGTACTCCTAGGCGCAAGAAGAAGGTTGTCCATGCGACGGCTGCGACAGATGACAAAAAGTTACAGTCATCATTGAAGAAGTTATCAGTCAATACAATTCCTGGCATCGAAGAAGTTAATATGATCAAAGATGATGGTACGGTAATCCATTTCAATAACCCTAAAGCACAGGCATCGCTCGCGGCGAATACATTTGCAATTACTGGTCATGGTGAAAACAAGCAAATTGCGGAGATGCTGCCCGGTATCCTTAGCCAGCTTGGCCCTGAAGGACTTACCCAGCTCAAAAGGATAGCATCTAGTGTGGCTGCTCCAAAGCCTATTGACGAAGACGACGAAGTACCTAACCTAGTTGGTAACTTTGACGAGGCGTCAAAGCAAGAAGCAAAGGAAGTCATTACTGAAGAAAAGGAAAAAGAGAAAGAGGAAAAGAAACCTGAGGCCGAAACCAAAGTCTCCGACAAGAAGACAGATTAG